In a genomic window of Streptococcus oralis:
- the greA gene encoding transcription elongation factor GreA, with translation MAEKTYPMTLEEKEKLEKELEELKLVRRPEVVERIKIARSYGDLSENSEYEAAKDEQAFVEGQISSLETKIRYAEIVNSDAVAQDEVAIGKTVTIQEVGEDEEEVYIIVGSAGADAFAGKVSNESPIGRALIGKKTGDTATIETPVGSYDVKILKVEKTA, from the coding sequence ATGGCAGAAAAAACTTACCCAATGACCCTTGAAGAAAAGGAAAAACTAGAAAAAGAATTAGAGGAATTGAAACTCGTTCGTCGTCCTGAAGTCGTAGAGCGTATCAAGATTGCTCGTTCTTATGGAGACCTTTCAGAAAATAGTGAGTATGAAGCAGCGAAAGATGAACAAGCTTTTGTTGAAGGTCAAATTTCAAGTCTAGAAACAAAAATTCGCTATGCTGAAATTGTTAATAGCGATGCAGTTGCCCAAGATGAGGTAGCAATCGGTAAAACAGTAACAATCCAAGAAGTCGGTGAAGACGAAGAAGAGGTCTACATCATCGTCGGTTCCGCTGGTGCAGATGCTTTTGCTGGTAAAGTCTCAAATGAAAGTCCGATTGGCCGTGCTTTGATTGGCAAGAAGACTGGTGATACTGCAACGATTGAAACACCAGTTGGTAGCTATGATGTCAAAATCTTAAAGGTTGAAAAAACAGCTTAA
- a CDS encoding cystathionine gamma-synthase: protein MSKELHINTILAQAGIKSDEATGALVTPLHFSTTYQHPEFGQSTGFDYTRTKNPTRSKAEEVLAAIESADYALATSSGMAAIVLAFSVFPVGSKVLAVRDLYGGSFRWFNQVEQEGRFHFTYANTEEELIAELEKDVDVLYIETPTNPLMLEFDIAKLAKLAHAKGAKVVVDNTFYSPIYQRPIEDGADIVLHSATKYLAGHNDVLAGVVVTNSLELYEQLFYNLNTTGAVLSPFDSYQLIRGLKTLPLRMERSTANAQEVVAFLKASPAVKEVLYTGRGGMISFKVVDEKRIPHILNSLKVFSFAESLGGVESLITYPTTQTHADIPAEVRHSYGLTDDLLRLSIGIEDARDLIADLRQALEG, encoded by the coding sequence ATGAGCAAAGAACTACACATCAACACAATTTTGGCCCAGGCTGGGATCAAGTCAGATGAGGCTACAGGTGCCTTGGTAACACCGCTTCATTTTTCAACCACTTATCAGCATCCGGAGTTCGGTCAGTCTACGGGATTTGACTATACTCGGACTAAAAACCCAACTCGCAGTAAAGCGGAGGAGGTCTTGGCGGCTATTGAGTCAGCAGACTATGCCCTAGCGACAAGCTCAGGAATGGCTGCGATTGTACTGGCCTTTAGTGTTTTTCCAGTAGGAAGTAAAGTCTTGGCTGTGCGTGATCTGTATGGGGGTTCTTTCCGTTGGTTCAACCAAGTGGAGCAAGAAGGCCGTTTCCATTTTACCTATGCCAATACAGAAGAAGAGCTAATTGCTGAGTTAGAGAAAGATGTGGATGTTCTCTATATCGAAACACCAACCAATCCCTTGATGTTGGAATTTGATATTGCCAAACTAGCCAAACTAGCTCATGCCAAGGGTGCCAAGGTAGTGGTGGACAATACCTTCTACAGTCCGATTTATCAACGTCCGATTGAAGACGGTGCGGATATCGTTCTTCATTCTGCCACCAAGTACTTAGCAGGGCACAATGATGTCTTAGCTGGGGTGGTTGTGACTAATAGTTTAGAACTATATGAGCAATTGTTCTACAATTTGAATACGACTGGTGCGGTCTTGTCACCATTTGATAGTTATCAGTTGATTCGTGGTCTCAAAACCCTGCCTCTTCGTATGGAGCGTTCTACAGCCAATGCCCAAGAAGTGGTTGCCTTTTTGAAGGCTTCACCTGCTGTCAAGGAAGTGCTCTATACAGGACGTGGAGGCATGATTTCCTTTAAAGTAGTGGATGAAAAACGTATTCCTCATATTTTAAATAGCCTCAAGGTCTTCTCTTTTGCGGAAAGTTTGGGTGGGGTGGAGAGTCTGATCACCTATCCGACGACTCAAACCCATGCGGATATTCCAGCAGAAGTGCGCCATTCCTATGGCTTAACAGATGACCTCTTGCGCTTGTCAATTGGGATTGAAGATGCTAGAGATTTGATTGCGGACTTGCGCCAAGCTTTGGAAGGATAA
- a CDS encoding GNAT family N-acetyltransferase has protein sequence MEIPITIRQATLSDLEEMLAIEEANPSLEEAFSRQSLEESIRKTAGTFLVAGDENQLLGYVLGEAQYLHPKWIEIKSLTILPDHWGQGLGTLLLAALKQVTVELDYQGILLQSPDELLSYFEMNGFVEEEMTESHYGSGSEWYLIWENPFYQEEI, from the coding sequence ATGGAAATTCCAATCACTATAAGGCAAGCTACCCTATCAGATTTAGAAGAAATGTTGGCGATTGAAGAAGCCAATCCTTCGTTAGAAGAGGCATTTAGCCGCCAATCCTTAGAAGAGAGTATCCGCAAGACTGCGGGTACCTTTCTTGTAGCTGGGGATGAAAATCAGCTCCTAGGCTATGTTTTAGGAGAAGCTCAGTATCTTCATCCCAAGTGGATAGAAATAAAATCATTGACCATTCTTCCTGACCATTGGGGACAGGGGTTGGGAACTCTTCTTCTTGCGGCCTTGAAACAGGTGACAGTCGAACTAGATTACCAAGGTATTCTTTTACAAAGTCCTGATGAACTACTATCTTATTTTGAAATGAATGGCTTTGTTGAAGAAGAAATGACAGAAAGTCATTATGGCAGTGGTTCTGAATGGTATCTGATTTGGGAAAATCCCTTTTATCAGGAGGAAATATGA
- the mltG gene encoding endolytic transglycosylase MltG, protein MLLTEKSREEEKLSFKEQILRDLERVKEQDRREKEVEIPNLTASSSQASSATPSDLEPETSTEELMADSLSVVDKILKNAPSVPPLSSARTDETDDQEEKEIRQPIIDKIEVVESEEPLVEPIHLAEEPVVEPVQPKVEPVELKPEEKEFNDTPTKVAVTYKTEDKKEEITPGMPERVEPVSTESSSGLADAPRRSRRQGATSTKKKNKSKAKGCLVTVLVLLVLVTVGGYFGYGYVQDSLKPVDASSKDYVTVQIPDGANVQEIGSTLEKSGLVKHGLIFSLYAKYYSHANLKSGYYNLKKSMSTDELIQELEKGGTPEAQAPVLANLTIPEGYTLEQIAQTVGQLQGEFKEPLTADAFLAKAQDETFISQLVAKYPNLLGSLPTKDSGVRYRLEGYLFPATYTIKDGTTVESLIDEMVAAMDKAMSPYYATIKEKNLTVNELLSIASLVEKEGAKTEDRKKIAGVFYNRLNVGMPLQSNIAILYAQGKLGQKISLADDAGIDTTIDSPYNVYTHLGLMPGPVDSPSSDAIEASVNQTKSEYLYFVANVEDGKVYFATTKEEHDQNVAEHINSKLPQASSSN, encoded by the coding sequence ATGCTTTTGACTGAAAAATCAAGAGAAGAAGAAAAATTAAGCTTTAAAGAGCAGATTCTACGTGATTTAGAAAGAGTAAAAGAACAAGATAGAAGAGAGAAAGAAGTAGAGATTCCAAATCTGACGGCTTCATCATCTCAAGCTAGTTCAGCAACTCCTTCAGATCTTGAACCAGAAACATCAACAGAAGAGTTGATGGCTGATTCCCTGTCTGTTGTCGATAAAATTCTAAAGAATGCACCAAGTGTTCCTCCACTTTCAAGTGCTAGAACTGATGAAACGGATGACCAAGAAGAGAAAGAGATTAGACAGCCAATCATCGACAAGATTGAAGTTGTAGAATCTGAAGAACCTCTAGTAGAGCCGATTCATCTGGCTGAAGAACCTGTAGTGGAACCCGTTCAACCTAAGGTAGAACCAGTTGAGCTTAAACCCGAAGAAAAAGAATTTAACGATACTCCGACTAAGGTTGCCGTAACCTATAAAACAGAAGACAAGAAAGAGGAAATCACTCCAGGAATGCCTGAAAGAGTTGAGCCTGTTTCTACAGAATCTAGCAGTGGATTAGCTGATGCTCCACGTCGTAGTCGTCGTCAAGGTGCAACATCAACTAAGAAAAAGAATAAATCAAAAGCTAAAGGTTGCCTAGTAACAGTTCTAGTTCTCCTAGTACTCGTTACAGTTGGTGGTTACTTTGGTTATGGTTACGTTCAAGATTCCTTGAAACCTGTGGATGCAAGCTCTAAGGATTACGTAACGGTTCAAATCCCAGACGGTGCAAATGTTCAAGAAATTGGAAGCACCTTGGAAAAATCTGGTTTGGTTAAACATGGACTGATCTTTAGCCTTTATGCTAAATACTATAGCCATGCTAACTTGAAGTCAGGTTATTACAACTTGAAGAAGAGTATGAGTACGGATGAGTTGATTCAAGAATTGGAAAAAGGTGGGACTCCTGAAGCTCAGGCACCTGTTCTTGCAAACTTGACAATTCCAGAAGGCTATACATTAGAGCAAATCGCTCAAACAGTAGGACAACTTCAAGGTGAATTTAAAGAACCTCTTACTGCGGATGCTTTCTTGGCAAAAGCTCAAGATGAGACCTTTATCTCACAATTAGTAGCCAAGTATCCAAACCTACTTGGAAGTCTTCCAACAAAAGACAGTGGCGTTCGTTATCGTCTTGAAGGCTACCTTTTCCCAGCCACCTATACGATCAAAGACGGCACAACTGTTGAAAGTTTGATTGATGAGATGGTGGCTGCTATGGATAAGGCTATGTCGCCATATTACGCTACGATCAAAGAAAAGAATCTGACAGTTAATGAATTGCTCAGCATTGCTTCTCTTGTCGAAAAAGAAGGTGCTAAGACCGAAGACCGCAAGAAAATCGCAGGTGTCTTCTATAACCGCTTGAATGTTGGTATGCCACTTCAAAGTAATATCGCTATCCTATATGCTCAAGGAAAACTTGGTCAAAAGATTAGTTTAGCAGATGACGCTGGAATTGATACAACGATTGATTCACCATACAATGTTTACACACACCTTGGTCTCATGCCTGGACCGGTTGATAGCCCAAGTTCGGATGCGATTGAAGCAAGTGTAAACCAGACAAAGAGTGAGTACTTGTACTTTGTAGCAAATGTTGAAGACGGTAAAGTATACTTTGCAACAACAAAAGAAGAACATGATCAAAACGTTGCAGAGCATATCAATAGCAAGTTACCTCAAGCAAGTAGTTCAAACTAA
- a CDS encoding MalY/PatB family protein, with translation MGKYDFTSLPNRFGHHTYKWKEAEADREVLPAWIADMDFVVLPEVRQAVQAYADQLVYGYTYASDALIESVQDWEASQHGYHFDKDALVFIEGVVPAISTAIQAFTKEGEAVLINTPVYPPFARSVKLNNRRLITNSLVEKDGLFEIDFDQLENQLVEEDVKLYILCNPHNPGGRVWEKEVLEKIGHLCQKHGVLLVSDEIHQDLALFGRKHQSFNTIDPAFKDFALILSSATKTFNIAGTKNSYAVIENPKLRVAFQKRQLANNQHEISGLGYLATEAAYRYGKDWLGELKEVIEDHINYVVDILGNETKIKVMKPQGTYLIWLDFSAYDLTDDRLQELLKNEAKVILNRGLDFGEEGTLHARLNVAMPKSVLEEVCQRIVTTFATL, from the coding sequence ATGGGAAAATATGATTTTACAAGCCTGCCCAATCGTTTTGGGCACCATACCTATAAATGGAAAGAAGCAGAAGCTGATCGAGAAGTTCTACCAGCCTGGATAGCAGATATGGACTTTGTGGTTTTGCCTGAAGTTCGACAAGCTGTACAAGCCTACGCAGATCAGTTGGTCTATGGCTATACTTATGCTAGTGATGCTTTGATTGAGTCGGTTCAGGACTGGGAAGCCAGTCAACACGGGTATCACTTTGACAAGGATGCCCTCGTCTTTATAGAGGGAGTGGTACCAGCTATTTCAACAGCTATTCAAGCCTTTACAAAAGAAGGAGAGGCGGTTCTGATTAACACACCGGTCTATCCACCTTTTGCCCGCAGTGTCAAACTCAACAATCGCAGATTGATTACCAATTCTTTGGTGGAAAAGGATGGGCTGTTTGAGATTGACTTTGACCAGTTGGAGAATCAATTGGTAGAAGAGGATGTGAAGCTTTATATCCTTTGCAATCCCCACAATCCTGGTGGACGTGTTTGGGAAAAGGAAGTGTTAGAAAAGATTGGGCATCTCTGCCAAAAACATGGTGTTTTGTTGGTTTCAGATGAGATTCACCAAGATTTGGCTCTCTTTGGTCGCAAACACCAGTCTTTTAACACCATTGATCCCGCCTTTAAAGATTTTGCCCTTATCTTGAGTAGTGCCACTAAGACCTTTAATATTGCTGGGACCAAGAATTCCTATGCAGTTATTGAAAATCCAAAGCTTCGTGTGGCTTTCCAAAAACGTCAGTTGGCCAATAACCAACATGAAATCTCAGGCTTGGGGTATTTGGCGACAGAAGCTGCCTACCGTTATGGTAAGGACTGGTTAGGAGAGTTGAAAGAAGTCATCGAGGACCACATTAACTATGTAGTAGATATTTTGGGCAACGAAACCAAGATTAAGGTCATGAAACCACAAGGTACCTACTTGATCTGGCTTGATTTTTCAGCCTATGACCTAACAGATGACCGCTTGCAAGAGCTTTTGAAGAATGAAGCCAAGGTTATCTTGAACCGAGGTTTGGACTTTGGTGAGGAAGGAACTCTTCATGCCCGTCTCAATGTAGCTATGCCGAAGTCAGTACTGGAAGAGGTTTGTCAACGCATCGTGACCACTTTTGCTACCCTTTAA
- a CDS encoding GNAT family N-acetyltransferase, with product MKIRQARFSDLDRIIEIELENFSLEEAIPRSVFEAHLQEIQTSFLVAEKEGNILGYIEGPVVPHRHLHDQSFTEEIKDYSHQPGGYISVTCLSIAKEAQALGVGKRLLRALKEVALEHEREGINLTCHDYLIAYYEKHGFVNEGISQSNFAGETWYDMVWQPENQ from the coding sequence ATGAAAATCAGACAAGCAAGATTTTCGGATTTGGATCGGATTATAGAGATAGAGCTGGAGAATTTTTCACTGGAGGAAGCCATTCCTCGTTCGGTCTTTGAGGCCCATTTGCAGGAAATTCAGACCAGTTTTCTGGTAGCTGAAAAAGAGGGGAATATTCTTGGTTATATCGAAGGTCCAGTCGTCCCACACCGCCATCTACATGATCAGTCATTTACAGAAGAAATAAAAGACTATAGCCATCAACCTGGAGGTTATATTTCTGTGACTTGCCTATCTATTGCCAAGGAAGCACAAGCTTTGGGGGTAGGGAAAAGACTATTAAGGGCTTTGAAAGAAGTCGCTTTAGAACATGAGCGAGAGGGCATTAATCTGACATGTCATGATTACCTTATCGCCTATTATGAAAAGCACGGCTTTGTTAATGAAGGAATATCCCAGTCAAACTTTGCTGGGGAAACATGGTATGATATGGTCTGGCAGCCTGAAAATCAATAA
- the murC gene encoding UDP-N-acetylmuramate--L-alanine ligase — MSKTYHFIGIKGSGMSALALMLHQMGHKVQGSDVEKYYFTQRGLEQAGIAILPFDEKNLQGDVEIIAGNAFRPDNNVEIAYADQNGISYKRYHEFLGSFMRDFVSMGVAGAHGKTSTTGMLSHVLSHITDTSFLIGDGTGRGSANAKYFVFESDEYERHFMPYHPEYSIITNIDFDHPDYFTSLEDVFNAFNDYAKQITKGLFVYGEDPELRKITANAPIYYYGFEAEGNDFVASDLLRSTTGSTFTVHFRGQELGQFHIPTFGRHNIMNATAVIGLLYTAGFDLNLVREHLKTFAGVKRRFTEKIVNDTVIIDDFAHHPTEIIATLDAARQKYPSKEIVAVFQPHTFTRTIALLDEFAHALNQADAVYLAQIYGSAREVDHGDVKVEDLANKINKKHQVITVENVSPLLDHDNAVYVFMGAGDIQTYEYSFERLLSNLTSNVQ, encoded by the coding sequence ATGTCAAAAACATATCATTTTATTGGAATCAAGGGATCAGGGATGAGTGCCTTGGCCTTGATGTTGCACCAAATGGGACACAAGGTTCAAGGTTCAGACGTTGAAAAATACTACTTTACTCAACGTGGACTAGAGCAGGCAGGGATTGCCATTCTTCCTTTTGATGAAAAGAACCTACAAGGTGATGTGGAGATTATCGCGGGGAATGCCTTCCGTCCAGATAACAACGTTGAAATCGCCTATGCAGATCAAAATGGCATCAGCTACAAACGTTACCACGAATTCCTAGGTAGCTTTATGCGCGACTTTGTCAGCATGGGAGTAGCAGGAGCTCATGGAAAAACTTCAACGACAGGTATGCTGTCACACGTCTTGTCTCACATCACAGACACCAGCTTCTTGATTGGTGATGGGACAGGTCGTGGTTCAGCCAATGCCAAATATTTTGTCTTTGAATCAGACGAATATGAGCGCCATTTCATGCCTTACCACCCAGAATACTCTATCATCACCAACATTGACTTTGACCATCCAGACTACTTTACAAGTCTAGAGGATGTTTTCAATGCCTTTAACGACTATGCCAAACAAATTACCAAAGGTTTGTTTGTATACGGTGAAGATCCTGAGTTGCGTAAGATCACAGCCAATGCGCCAATCTATTACTATGGTTTTGAAGCAGAAGGCAATGACTTTGTAGCTAGCGATCTTCTTCGTTCTACGACTGGTTCGACATTCACCGTTCATTTCCGTGGTCAAGAGTTGGGTCAATTCCACATTCCAACCTTTGGTCGTCACAATATCATGAATGCGACAGCTGTTATAGGTCTTCTTTACACAGCAGGTTTTGATTTGAACTTGGTCCGTGAACACTTGAAAACTTTTGCAGGTGTTAAGCGTCGTTTCACTGAAAAAATCGTCAATGATACAGTGATCATTGATGACTTTGCCCACCATCCAACAGAAATCATTGCAACCTTGGATGCAGCTCGTCAGAAATATCCAAGCAAGGAAATCGTGGCAGTCTTCCAACCGCATACCTTTACAAGAACCATTGCCTTGTTGGACGAATTTGCCCATGCATTGAATCAAGCAGACGCCGTCTACCTAGCGCAAATCTATGGATCAGCTCGTGAAGTGGACCATGGTGATGTCAAGGTAGAAGACCTAGCTAATAAAATCAACAAGAAACATCAGGTTATCACTGTTGAAAATGTTTCTCCACTCCTAGACCATGACAATGCTGTTTACGTCTTTATGGGTGCAGGAGACATCCAAACCTATGAATATTCATTTGAACGTCTCTTGTCTAACTTGACAAGCAACGTCCAATAA
- a CDS encoding DEAD/DEAH box helicase — translation MAKLIPGKLRMEGVSLYEKGKIEIIKEKGNRLYTRVSGEDLRYSLEDDLVFCACDFFQKRGYCVHLAALEHYLKNDEEGQVILQALEKGHEEQEEVETKVGFGGSFLERIQPQKREKIYTLSAQGQVEAGTNRLLWTLRIGLVDSQKYYVIRDIPLFLKVLVHRKPYMIGKHYENDLSWDAFDTASQEVLTFLCGLIEEGLSQDLFFPNQGRHLFFPLTFFEQGVELLMNLEDFHFEHQITSYENLLFHDLDPDAELFSFSVQEYPDYFEMEISETERVNVFYGGAVLFRKGNLYLLNPKQISLLKEVKKLPQEERGRKCLQFDNSDRDRLAACLPLFGQLGTVSAPERLQIRPFSPIFCFDREDDGRIRLDIQFDYGDVKVTSRQQLEQLPFSSDAVLENQLFQVCLGAGFEADFQSWRQALKPEAVYSFFHHTIPAFEKLGQVFLSDEMNQLYSVQAPQVQIEPKGGLLEIQFDFQGIAQEEIDQALKALTSNQDFYISSSDQVYFFDEETKQIRQNLQELGVELKDGSFQARKSLAYSLSQLFEGRDRISFSEEFQHLAHDLTHPEDFPLGDIQVQASLRDYQEKGVRWLQMLHHYGFGGILADDMGLGKTLQTIAFLTSQVTEDSRVLILAPSGLIYNWADEFRKFAPQLDLAVVHGLKANREAILSENHQIYVTSYATFRQDSELYQEMAFDFLFLDEAQVMKNAQTKIAQSLRQFVVPAVFALSGTPIENHLGELWSIFQIVLPGLLPSKKEFMKLPADRVAQFIKPFVMRRKKEEVLTELPDLIEVVYKNELEDQQKAIYLAQLQQMRDRLAQVTDQEFQRSRVEILSGLMRLRQICDTPALFMDDYQGASGKLDSLRDLLLQVADGGHRVLIFSQFKGMLEKIEQELPDLGLTSFKITGSTPAHDRQEMTKAFNQGERDAFLISLKAGGVGLNLTGADTVILVDLWWNPAVEAQAIGRAHRMGQEQKVEVYRLITKGTIEEKIQELQEQKKHLVSQVLDGTESRASLSLAEIREILGISEAST, via the coding sequence ATGGCTAAATTGATTCCAGGGAAGTTGCGCATGGAGGGTGTTTCCCTCTATGAGAAGGGCAAGATTGAGATCATCAAGGAAAAAGGGAATCGCCTCTATACTCGTGTGTCGGGAGAAGACTTGCGCTACAGTTTAGAGGATGATCTGGTTTTTTGTGCTTGCGATTTTTTCCAAAAAAGAGGTTACTGTGTTCACCTCGCAGCGCTCGAGCATTATCTGAAGAACGACGAAGAAGGCCAGGTGATTTTACAAGCCTTAGAAAAAGGACATGAAGAGCAAGAAGAGGTCGAAACCAAGGTTGGTTTTGGTGGTAGTTTTTTGGAGCGTATCCAACCTCAGAAGAGAGAGAAAATCTACACTTTGTCGGCTCAAGGCCAGGTAGAAGCTGGAACCAATCGCCTCCTTTGGACTCTCCGAATCGGTTTAGTTGATAGTCAAAAATATTATGTCATTCGTGACATCCCTCTCTTTTTGAAGGTCTTGGTCCATCGAAAGCCATATATGATTGGGAAGCACTATGAAAATGACTTGTCTTGGGATGCTTTTGATACAGCTAGTCAAGAAGTTCTTACTTTTTTATGTGGCTTGATTGAGGAGGGACTGAGTCAAGACCTCTTTTTCCCCAATCAAGGCCGTCACCTCTTTTTCCCTCTGACCTTTTTTGAGCAGGGAGTGGAGTTGCTGATGAACTTGGAGGATTTTCATTTTGAACACCAGATTACAAGTTATGAAAATCTTCTCTTTCATGATTTAGATCCAGATGCAGAACTGTTCTCTTTTTCCGTGCAGGAGTATCCCGATTATTTTGAGATGGAAATTTCTGAGACTGAGCGAGTTAACGTATTCTATGGAGGGGCAGTTCTCTTTCGTAAGGGGAATCTTTATCTCTTAAACCCTAAACAAATCAGCCTCCTAAAGGAAGTCAAGAAGCTTCCTCAGGAGGAAAGAGGGAGGAAATGTCTCCAGTTTGACAACAGTGATCGCGACCGTCTGGCCGCCTGTCTTCCCTTGTTTGGACAGCTAGGAACAGTGTCTGCCCCCGAGCGCTTGCAAATCAGACCCTTTTCACCAATCTTTTGCTTTGATAGGGAGGATGACGGCCGCATTCGCTTAGATATCCAGTTTGACTATGGAGATGTTAAGGTGACTAGTCGTCAACAGCTGGAACAATTACCTTTTTCAAGTGATGCCGTCTTGGAAAACCAGCTATTTCAGGTTTGTTTAGGGGCTGGTTTTGAGGCTGATTTTCAGTCTTGGAGACAGGCTTTGAAGCCAGAGGCAGTTTATTCTTTCTTTCACCATACGATTCCAGCTTTTGAGAAGTTGGGCCAGGTTTTCTTGTCTGATGAGATGAATCAGCTCTACAGTGTCCAAGCTCCTCAGGTTCAGATTGAGCCCAAGGGAGGACTGTTGGAGATTCAATTTGATTTCCAAGGGATTGCCCAAGAAGAGATTGATCAAGCTCTTAAAGCCCTGACCAGCAATCAGGATTTCTATATCAGTTCTTCTGACCAAGTGTACTTTTTTGATGAGGAAACCAAGCAGATTCGTCAAAATTTGCAGGAACTGGGGGTTGAGCTAAAAGATGGTTCTTTCCAAGCGCGAAAATCTCTGGCTTATAGCCTTTCTCAGCTTTTTGAAGGTCGAGATCGGATCTCCTTCTCGGAAGAATTTCAGCATTTAGCTCATGATTTGACCCATCCAGAGGACTTTCCTTTGGGAGATATACAGGTTCAGGCGAGTTTGAGAGATTATCAGGAAAAGGGTGTTCGTTGGCTCCAGATGCTTCATCACTATGGCTTTGGTGGCATCCTAGCCGATGATATGGGACTGGGAAAAACATTGCAAACCATTGCTTTTTTGACTAGTCAGGTGACAGAAGATAGTCGGGTCTTGATTTTAGCGCCGTCAGGTTTAATCTACAACTGGGCAGATGAATTCAGGAAATTTGCCCCACAGTTGGATTTGGCTGTCGTTCATGGTTTGAAAGCGAATCGAGAAGCGATTCTTTCTGAAAATCACCAAATCTATGTGACTAGCTATGCCACCTTTCGTCAAGACAGCGAGCTTTATCAAGAGATGGCTTTTGATTTTCTCTTCTTAGATGAAGCCCAGGTCATGAAAAATGCCCAAACCAAGATTGCTCAGAGTTTGCGCCAGTTTGTGGTGCCGGCAGTCTTTGCTTTGTCAGGTACGCCTATTGAAAACCATTTAGGAGAGTTGTGGTCTATCTTTCAAATTGTGCTTCCAGGACTCTTACCAAGTAAAAAGGAGTTTATGAAATTACCGGCTGATCGAGTCGCGCAGTTTATCAAGCCCTTTGTCATGAGGCGTAAGAAAGAAGAAGTTCTTACAGAACTGCCTGATCTGATCGAAGTCGTCTATAAAAATGAACTGGAAGACCAACAGAAGGCTATCTATCTAGCCCAGTTGCAACAGATGAGAGACCGCCTAGCGCAAGTGACCGATCAAGAATTCCAGAGAAGTCGGGTAGAAATCTTATCTGGACTCATGCGTTTGCGTCAAATCTGCGATACGCCAGCTCTCTTCATGGACGATTACCAGGGAGCTAGTGGTAAACTCGATAGTCTCCGAGATTTATTGCTACAAGTGGCTGATGGTGGGCATCGGGTCTTGATTTTCTCCCAGTTCAAAGGAATGTTGGAAAAAATCGAGCAAGAACTCCCAGACTTGGGCTTGACCTCCTTCAAAATCACAGGTTCAACTCCTGCTCATGACAGACAAGAGATGACCAAGGCCTTTAATCAGGGAGAAAGAGACGCCTTTCTCATCTCTCTGAAGGCAGGTGGTGTTGGTCTCAATCTAACGGGAGCTGATACGGTTATTTTGGTTGACCTTTGGTGGAATCCCGCTGTCGAAGCCCAGGCTATCGGACGTGCCCATCGTATGGGACAGGAGCAGAAGGTAGAGGTTTATCGCTTAATTACAAAAGGAACCATTGAAGAGAAAATCCAAGAACTTCAAGAACAAAAGAAACATTTGGTTTCCCAAGTTTTAGATGGTACGGAGTCGCGTGCGAGTCTCAGCCTGGCAGAAATTCGTGAAATTTTGGGAATTTCTGAAGCCAGCACTTGA